TGTCTATATATATAAAGGACTTTATATCGGAACAGAATTAGGAATAGGCTGCAGCTCTCGGAAAAGCTTAAAAATGGAATTTGACGCAACAACAATCAGCAAGGTAACTTCAGGAGGACAAACGACTACAACTGAAGATACAATAGATGAAGAAACAACTGATAACTATCGCACAACTAATTTCAAGACTTATATCGAGCCTAGACTTCGTATTGGTATTACTTTCTAAAAAGAAATACTCATCTAGTCAATAAGGCAGAACGAAAGATGTTAAACTTCTTTCATTCTGCCTTATTTATTTCACAAAAATCTGTATTTTTATCGCATGAAACGAAAGCTGCTTTATATAACACTCATAATTGTAATCTTATGTACAATCAGTCTGATTGTTTGTAACCGAACAATCAAGAAACATACTTCCGCACAAATTTACAGTGAAGTCATCACTATTCCTCAAAACAATGTAGGATTATTACTCGGCACTTCTCCAAAACTAAAAAATGGGAATAATAATCTGTATTTCGACTATCGTATTCTTGCGGTTATCGAATTATACAAAGCAGGAAAAATAAAATATATCCTTATCAGTGGCGACAATCGCAGAGAAGATTACAATGAACCGGAAGAAATGAAAAAGGCACTTATGCAAAAAGGAATC
The DNA window shown above is from Bacteroides faecium and carries:
- a CDS encoding SanA/YdcF family protein, translating into MKRKLLYITLIIVILCTISLIVCNRTIKKHTSAQIYSEVITIPQNNVGLLLGTSPKLKNGNNNLYFDYRILAVIELYKAGKIKYILISGDNRREDYNEPEEMKKALMQKGIPEKSIYLDYAGFRTLDSVVRAKEVFGQNRLTIISQRFHNERAIYLAEKNGINAIGYNAKDVNAYSRLKTNIRELFARVKMFIDLATDKQPHFLGEKIIIGK